The genomic segment GTCCCGGCTGGAGGCGATCAGCGCCGCGCTGCCCATCGTCCGCGAGGTGCGCGGCCGGGGCCTGATGCTCGGCCTCGAACTCGTCGAACCCGACACCGGCGAACCGTCGGCGCAGGCCGCGAGCCTGGTGCTGGAGGCGGCCCGCGAGTACGGGCTGCTGATCGGCAAGGGCGGCCGGGCCGGCAACGCGCTGCGGATCGCACCGCCGCTGACGCTCAGCGTCGCCGAGGCGGAAGAAGGCGCGAGCGCCCTCGCGGACGCGCTCAGGCAGACCCAGGACAAGCTCGCCGGAGGCAGGTCATGAGCACTGAACGTACCGTCGTCCGCGGCGGACTCGTCATCACCGCGGCCGAGGAGGTCCACGCCGATGTGCTGATCGAGGGCAGCCGGGTGGTGGCCCTCGCCGCCCACGAGTCGGCCGTCGCGGAGAGCTGGACCTCCGGCGACGCCCGGATCGTCGAGGCCGCCGGCAAGTACGTCATCCCGGGCGGCGTCGACGCGCACACCCACATGGAGCTGCCGTTCGGCGGCACCGCGGCGTCCGACACCTTCGAGACCGGCACCCGGGCCGCGGCCTGGGGCGGCACCACGACGATCGTGGACTTCGCCGTCCAGAGCGTCGGCCACTCGCTGCGCTCCGGCCTGGACGCCTGGCACGCCAAGGCCGACGCCCAGTGCGCCATCGACTACGCCTTCCACATGATCCTCTCCGACGTCAACGAGGACACGCTGAAGGAGATGGACATCCTGGTGGAGGAGGGTGTGACCAGCTTCAAGCTGTTCATGGCCTACCCCGGCGTCTTCTACAGCGACGACGGCCAGATCCTGCGCGCCATGCAGCGCTCCGCCGGCAACGGCGGCCTGATCATGATGCACGCCGAGAACGGCATCGCCATCGACGTCCTCGTCCAGCAGGCGCTGGCGGCCGGCCACACCGACCCCCGCTACCACGGCGAGGTCCGCAAGGCCCTGCTGGAGGCCGAGGCCACCCACCGGGCCATCCAGCTCGCGCGGGTGGCGGGCTCCCCGCTGTACGTCGTGCACGTCTCCGCCGAGGAGGCGCTCGCCGAGCTGGTGCAGGCGCGCGACAAGGGCCTCAACGTCTTCGGCGAGACCTGTCCGCAGTACCTCTTCCTGTCCACCGACAACCTCGCCGAGCCGGGCTTCGAGGGCGCCAAGTACGTCTGCTCCACACCGCTGCGCCCCAAGGAGCACCAGGAGGCGCTCTGGCGGGGGCTGCGCACCAACGACCTCCAGGTCGTCTCCACCGACCACTGCCCGTTCTGCTTCACCGGGCAGAAGGACCTCGGCCGGGGTGACTTCTCCAAGATCCCCAACGGGCTGCCGGGCGTGGAGAACCGGATGGACCTGCTGCACCAGGCGGTCGTGGACGGCCGCATCAGCCGGCGGCGCTGGATCGAGATCGCCTGCGCCACCCCGGCCAGGATGTTCGGCCTCTACCCGCGCAAGGGCACCATCGCGCCCGGCGCCGACGCCGACATCGTCATCTACGACCCGCACGCCGAGCAGGTCGTCTCCGCCGAGACCCATCACATGAACGTCGACTACTCGGCGTACGAGGGGAAGCGGCTCACCGGACGGGTCGAGAGCGTCCTGTCGCGCGGCGAGCCCGTGATCACCGACCGGACGTACGTGGGGCGGGCCGGCCACGGCCAGTACACCCCGCGCAGCACCTGCCAGTACCTCATCTAGGAGCAGCGCCATGGACTTCGGCCTCGTCCTGCAGACGGATCCGCCCGCTTCCGGTGTCGTCGGCCTCATGCGCCGCGCCGAGCGCAACGGGTTCACCCACGGCTGGACCTTCGACTCCGCCGTGCTCTGGCAGGAGCCCTTCGTCATCTACAGCCGCATCCTCGAACACACCCGCACACTGATCGTCGGCCCGATGGTCACCAACCCCGGCACCCGCACCTGGGAGGTGACCGCGTCCACCTTCGCCACCCTCAACTCCATGTACGGCAACCGCACGGTGTGCGGCATCGGGCGCGGCGACTCGGCGATGCGGGTCGCCGGGCGCAAGCCCAACACCCTCGCGCGCGTCGGCGAGGCGATGGGCGTCATCCGCGACCTCGCCGAGGGCCGCGAGGCGTCCGTCGACGGCACGCCCATGCGGCTGCCGTGGGTGGAGAACGGGAAGCTGCCCGTCTGGATGGCCGCCTACGGGCCCAAGGCGCTCGCCCTGGCCGGTGAGAAGGCCGACGGCTTCATCCTGCAGCTGGCCGACCCGTTCCTCACCGAGTGGATGATCCACGCCGTGCGGGAAGCGGCGTCGGCCGCCGGCCGCGACCCGTCCGCCATCACCATCTGCGTGGCCGCGCCCGCCTACGTCACGGACGGCAGCGACGAACAGCTCGCGCACGCCCGCGAACAGTGCCGCTGGTTCGGCGGCATGGTCGGCAACCACGTCGCCGACCTCGTCTCCCGCTACGGCGAGCACTCCGGCCTGGTGCCCGACGAGCTGACCGCGTACATCAAGCAGCGCCAGGGGTACGACTACGCCCACCACGGCCGCTCGGGCAACCCCGACACCGCCTTCGTGCCCGACGAGATCGTCGACCGCTTCTGTCTGCTCGGCCCGGTCGAGGCGCATCTCGCCAAGCTCGAACACCTCCGTGGGCTGGGCGTCGACCAGTTCGCGCTGTACGACATGCACGACGCCAAGGAGTCGACCATCGACGCCTACGGCGAGCACATCATCCCCGCCCTGAGATGACCCCGAGATGAGGTGCCGATGCCCATAACCGCAAGCCCGGGTGACCGCGTCGAACTGCCGGCCGGCGCGGCCCTGCCCGACACCCGGTTCGCCAACGACGACCTGCTGCCCGTCCCGGTCGCGCGCCGCACGTGGACGACGTACAACTTCACCGCGCTGTGGATCGGGATGGCGCACAACATCCCGTCCTGGACGCTCGCCTCCGGCCTCGTCGCGCTCGGCATGGACTGGAAGCAGGCGGTCTTCACGATCGCCCTGGCGAACGTGATCGTGCTCTTCCCGATGCTGCTCACCGGGCACGCGGGACCCCGGTACGGCATTCCGTTCCCGGTACTGGCCAGGGCCTCCTTCGGACTGCGCGGGGCGAACCTGCCGGCGCTGGTGCGAGCCGCGGTGGCCTGTGCCTGGTTCGGCATC from the Streptomyces sp. RKAG293 genome contains:
- a CDS encoding TIGR03842 family LLM class F420-dependent oxidoreductase, with the translated sequence MDFGLVLQTDPPASGVVGLMRRAERNGFTHGWTFDSAVLWQEPFVIYSRILEHTRTLIVGPMVTNPGTRTWEVTASTFATLNSMYGNRTVCGIGRGDSAMRVAGRKPNTLARVGEAMGVIRDLAEGREASVDGTPMRLPWVENGKLPVWMAAYGPKALALAGEKADGFILQLADPFLTEWMIHAVREAASAAGRDPSAITICVAAPAYVTDGSDEQLAHAREQCRWFGGMVGNHVADLVSRYGEHSGLVPDELTAYIKQRQGYDYAHHGRSGNPDTAFVPDEIVDRFCLLGPVEAHLAKLEHLRGLGVDQFALYDMHDAKESTIDAYGEHIIPALR
- the hydA gene encoding dihydropyrimidinase, encoding MSTERTVVRGGLVITAAEEVHADVLIEGSRVVALAAHESAVAESWTSGDARIVEAAGKYVIPGGVDAHTHMELPFGGTAASDTFETGTRAAAWGGTTTIVDFAVQSVGHSLRSGLDAWHAKADAQCAIDYAFHMILSDVNEDTLKEMDILVEEGVTSFKLFMAYPGVFYSDDGQILRAMQRSAGNGGLIMMHAENGIAIDVLVQQALAAGHTDPRYHGEVRKALLEAEATHRAIQLARVAGSPLYVVHVSAEEALAELVQARDKGLNVFGETCPQYLFLSTDNLAEPGFEGAKYVCSTPLRPKEHQEALWRGLRTNDLQVVSTDHCPFCFTGQKDLGRGDFSKIPNGLPGVENRMDLLHQAVVDGRISRRRWIEIACATPARMFGLYPRKGTIAPGADADIVIYDPHAEQVVSAETHHMNVDYSAYEGKRLTGRVESVLSRGEPVITDRTYVGRAGHGQYTPRSTCQYLI